The genomic segment CTTATGCCTAACTCTTTATATTAATAACTAAAAACTATTTGGATTGTATGAAAAATCATAGCACGAAGAAGATGAATAATCAATTTATGTTTCACTTCATATCCTTAACGGTaacaaactaataaaatgcactAACCAGCAAGGGACATTGGGAGACTTTGGTAATAATATAATCTTATATTGCTGATGCAGTAATTATAATCTCAAAAAACGTACTCcctaagtatgtgaaccaagatggcggacactggaacgtagtatgtgtaccaggttagggttaggccataatttcagatacaaatactacaggagtcacttggctagtccccgaactaaaattggaataaaattatggcctaaccctaacctggtacacatactatcttccgatgttcgccatcttggtttacatacttcgggagaacCAAAAAACTGCTAGTAAATATTTAAGTCTGAAGAGAATTACCACGTAACAACTTTTTCACTTTTAGTGCCATGACATAAAGTAGTAATAACAAGCGTAAATCTCTCAGTAGACCTACTTGAAGTAAACTTTCAAACTGAGTAAGACGTAAGAAAAAATCTTAAATCCTATTACGTaaatatatgcatatgacagACAAATAGTGAATAGTAAAGGTAAGATTCAATTAaaccaggcctgcacaactcaaattactaCGAGGGCCGCAACTATAAATCTGAAGGCCCGGCAGCCCGCAAACTTTGCTAcgtacatatttcacaagatgaactacaAACCAAAATGatattgtgaaacagttaaattaaatgaaacactTCCATAACTGCGGaggttaaaaatatgaagaatcctattttcttgagtaaaaacaaggtacagtatttttgcatatgagatggcaaatatgtatttagtggttcatctacTTTTGaaacccacccttcattttcaatatttcttttttattagaattaggtattgcgtgttgcagtataaactgactgcaggaaaatttcggagtagcggcgcgcttgcGTAACAATGCCGCCTTTGATTGTTGGACCCGcgaagtggcgtgtttccaaatcccccgcgggccgcacagaagtatctagcgggTCGTATGCTGTGCAGGCCTGAATTAAACGAAGTTAGATTATGCATTACGACATTGCTATAAATTTGAGTAATATAAACCTCTAGTACACAAGCAAATTTCAGATGTATGTacactagggctgggaatggttaaccggttaatcgaTTAGCcaatttcagatggttaacggttacgatttattttaaccgttaactgacatctcaggtacaaagcatctttataatgtacaatttcttcaaaaatgattacgtcatcgcaaatttatctcctgtgccgtttaattcaaaagaaaatCGTCTATTCAATGCGCGAAGTTGATGTTGTTTTTCCTTATGATATATCTCAAAATAGAATTTGCAcatcaaacactgaaaatttgtcacataaatgacatttaataacggaaTCGGGATTTACTAAATTATGCCATATGTCTGAAGCAcactgcatatctcttgcagcagagcgataGCGAAACTATCTCGATTAGTGAATATTTAGTTGAGATCACACAAAATggctttgtaaccattgtgacgtaataagctaaaatcataaattattacgtcaaacggcACGCTGCGTTTAActggttaattttacccggttaacggttaaagtgttgtccctaaaattcccagccctgGTACACCCCAGGTACACCATTTTCATTATAATTTTAATAGTAGGATATAACCCCATAAAGCAATcatctttcatcaaattttaaCCACCATATAATGTGATATAGGGACCAGTACGGTCGTCAAAATGACCATATAGTTACAAACTACAACAAAATTACACCCAACACAGTGAATAAAATTCATGGAAATATTTGACCCTACATCCTGCCCTGTCTAGTGAAATAAAGTAACAGTATTGACTAATGAAACTCAATAGAGAAATTGTTCGGAgaattttgattgatttgattcataaaaaattcaaaaatcgaATAAATCATTAAAATGGGCTTTTATTAACTTTGAGCAAAGTTAGCAATGAATCTGAAAGGATCTGCCATTGATGCAAATCAATAAAACAACATTCTCAACCAAAAAATTATGAAGTGATGCAtgcttatatttatatacaatttTGTACAAAATCATTTACAATTCGAAAATTCACACACAAGATTCGATTTTTTGAAAAGTCTGTATCGTATAACTGGCATATTACGGtagtttaaaattatatatagaaaattggTAGTTATAATGTCAATACTGTACACAGTTTATCTATATTACACACTGACACCATGAAAAAAGATATgcagttttaaaaatataaacaaattcatttttaacaGCAAAGTTCTATATAGATCAGATTTTACAGATTTGAGCAGATTGAAAGGTTAAACAATATTCTGACTGAAAATGTTTGAAAAGCTTTACCTATTGCTGTTGATCAAAACTTTGCTGCTCGTTGTGGCACACTGTCAAGAACAACAGCAACAAGAAGTTGATGATGATGGATTTTACACGTTGATAATACCGCCAAATAAAGACGACTTCCCCACTGAAGATGATATCAGTAAATTTCAACAAAGTCTTCGTCAATTTTCAGGGGCACTGTTCTCCAAGGtgattaaacaaacaaaaaaatcacaaaatatattcTTCTCTCCAACAAGGTGAGTGAACTATTTTACAAGATTTACTTTTGCACGCAATACTGTATTTCTCATTGATTACCTGGTTGAAATCCccagagcagtggttcccaattcTTTTCAATGCTTTCTCCCTCTGCCTGTTTCAGATAGATCTCTTTTCTCCTCTCTCACTATGTATAAAAACTCTGTTCTTTGCACATCCTGCTCCTAAATCTAAGAAGACTATCATAACAGTTATTAACATAAATTCCTTAGATATAGCGTAAGACGGAAAGCAAATTGTGAATATGTTCCTTAATTTTGAGGGGAAAGTTAGTGTGTAAATCCGCCAttcaatattcgaaaaatagaaTACAAAGTTTTGGTCTGCCTTCTAATGCTCATACACTCTGGGTACTGGTATGGAAAGTCCTTTAATCAATACAATGAATTATGAAGATGATAATCAAAATTCTTACTATCAACAGTATTTCTCACGGATTAGCAATGGTCAACTCTGGTGCAAAGGGAAATACATCTGAAGAAATAAAACGGGTAATGCGTGTTGGTCGGTCTACACCGAATTCCGAAATAAATGCCTTATTCAGGTAAGATTCAAAAATAAGTAATAGTATtaaaaaatttaccattttattGGCTCACAATTTACTATGAAATATCcgagaattgaaatatttttcaacacaGCCAAAACAGAAGCTTCATGATATCACTGAAAAGATTAGAATGCAtacgaacactgataatttattttcaaacctTTCGATTTTCATTTGATTGGCTTGTCTGATCGAAATTGAGGCGCTTGTTTATCTAAGTTTATCGCAGGAGCCTgatatttaaaaatagttttgtgTAAAAGGTGAATTTGAACATGTTGTATGTGTCTATACTACACAGCGCATATAAATAATACATGGATTATATAGGATCTCGAGAACTACATACATTTATGAGCTAATTCCTTTTATCTCTATGTCATAATGCTCTATCTGAGGTCCTTTTTAATGGTGGAGCACAAGCATCAATCACATATCCTTGAGTGATAAAGTGTATCTATGAGACAACTCCGGCACATCAAGTGTTTTTTAGACACTGACCCAAATTTTGTGGAAGACATGTACAATTTATCAACTAGttgagcaaaatatatttttctttatctAGAAATGTTACTAGTGACAAATTTGGAGACGGGAAAAATGACAAAGTGGTGACAATAATGGCATCGAGAAGCTATTTTCAATCCAGTTACAAGGTTTATAGAAATTACACCGATGTACTCGAAGAAAGTTTTTATTCTGGAATGGACAAAATTGATTTTAGCAAAAGTGGTCCTGCTGCAAAGAAGTAAGTTAAAAAGCCTCATCGTTGTCCTAGTAGTAATAGTATAGTGGTGTTTGAGAATGGTAAACCTATCAACTTCTCTGGTCATTTTGAGACCCACTTAGACAAACACTGCTTTATATTTCTTATATATTGACTGATTGTGGGCAAAATCTTACTCTCTGAAATTCCCATGAAAACTTCAAAAGAGAGTACAGTTACTAATATTTCGATTCTATATGAAACAATTTTTGCTGTAAGCAATTGGTGAATAATCAACATGGTGGCATATTTTCTCAAATGTGGACAGAACAATGAACCATGGAGTCCAGAGAAAATTTGACAACCGCAATCCATACTTTCACTTCTTGTCCAATAACCTTAccttaataaatattcatcTCGTTTTTCAGGGTAAACCAGTGGGTGGAGGATCAGACTGAAGGTTTAATAAAGAACTTAATATCTCCAGACCTATTCACCCCACTGACTAGATTTGTACTTGTGAATGCCCTGTATTTTAAAGCATCCTGGTCGTCTCCTTTTATGCAATACCCAGATAAAAAGGTAAGTTCAAGAAATCACATAAGAGAAGATTAAAACAAAGAAATCAACTCCACAAGTTATTATAGTACAACGAAATAAAGGAGCATGTAGTCTAGATGTTTCATTTCACGCTGAATATGTACACTTGCACTTGTGTCTAATAGCGGCCCAAAAAGTATAAGCACAAGATACTTGCAAATTgaccaattatttttatttcttacaTATCTCTAGAAGTTCAAAACACCATCCGGTCCAGTTGAAGTACCATATCTTAAAAGCCACAGAGGCAGGTACAAAATGAATGTAGAAGTTGACCACATGTCAGTTGCGATACCATACAAAGACGAAGAAACATACTTTATAATAATGATGCCAAAGTCTGAAGAAGGTAAAAGTTTTCTTAACTCAAGTATCGCATGCTATATGCATCGTAACCAGTCTATATGAatgatatattaatatttacatCAAGAAATTCGACTCACAAATAACTCTAGGAATATGCACAGCTTCTGATCACCCATTACCCATGCATAATGTGTGAGAATTCCATTTCCCCTAGTATGAAAGTGTTATCCTATCACAATGAAATGATggcatattttaaaaatggcaATAACAATTCTGTTACTTTCTACAGCgatgaaaaatatttccacTCAAGGAAAATTGGAGAGTTATTTCAGAAGCCTAAAGAAGAAACTGGAGGATTGGAAAGTGAGGCAAATGAATTTGTATATGCCAGAATTCACAGTGGAGaaaaaaatggatgtaaaaaaggtatttatatttatttctacAACTTTTTTGAATATGGATCTATGGGTATAACACTTGCTTTCTTATTTACTTAGATCCTTAAAACAATGGGATGCAGAAGCCTTTTCAGCAGTGAAGATGCAGACTTAAGTGGAATATCAAAGGAATTTGTATATGTTACTGACTTTGTCCATAAAGCCAGAGTGACTGTTAACAAAGatggtaaatatatatttgatagaTTATTCAAGAAGATTAATAATAAACCAATGTTTGATTCCAAATGTGTGACATTTTCTACAATCAACTAGGTTCATGTctcccaaacttttttgccCAGGTAACACActttaaaacaataaatcaatttGTGATAGGTCTCAATTCAGTTTAATCGAAAGTGTTCAACATATGGGATTGCTGGGATGAACACAGACTATCACAGTTTGGAAAACTGTGTAGTCTGTAGTAGGCAAAGTAGTCTGAGCATATTTTTAAATGCCTCAGGGCCAGGTAACAAAACTCTTGAAATTCCAAAACAAAAACTATGAAGATAATAAAGTTGTGATATCAATATCAAGGAATTATTTGTGCAGAagtttttcagtgtttatttggtactattattatgtttttcagGTACTGAAGCTGCAGCTGCTTCTGGAATTATAGGGGGAGCCAGGTCATTGTATATTGCACAAGATGTTGTCATAAACAAACCATTCATATACGCAATATACGAAAAAGGAAACATATTATTTTTAGGAAGAATGGTGAACCCATCAGTAAAATAGGATCTTGAGCACACTGAACAATATGTATTAGTTTGGGtgttcattttattgtttttctcatataatttggtaaattttgaatCCGTTATTAAATCCTATTAAAATTGTTGATAATACAGATGCTTAGTTTCAGtgtggaatatattttttctttaaaaaatatcCTATTATATTGACATTAGTAATAATTAACGGTACTCATACCGGGGTACCGAGGTATATCAAATTTGCATTACTACCTTCGTTAAAACTTGCATTCATATAAATTCTTTGCAAAGTAGTAAAATACAACATAAGTGAATTAATATACAATTTGTGATGACTAGTGTGAATCGAGTTATAGCCAGATTAGAAATGAATCCATCTTTCAGAATTGTATATTTTGTGCCTAGAAATATCACCAAGCTTCCTCAAACTTTTTTGCTTTTTCTTGAAAGTACTCTAAGCTAACAAGCTAACGAAATCTGGAAGCAGAAACTTATGACACTCACATCAAATACTCAATCTATACGACAATAAATATGAGTGTCAATGCCAAAATCTTCCTTCTGAATGTATTAAGAATTGACAATCCTAAAATCCTGCAAAATGGCAATTCAGTTAATCTTTATAATTTAAAATCCTATGCCATTGAGAAAATTTCTTAGATCTGGATTAAAACAAACATTCTGCTGAAATCTAAGTTTCCTCATACTGCCACAGATTGATGAATCATAATAATATTGTAGCCATTGATTTAGTTTAGAATGAAAAGCGATTAATTAATACAAGTACATGAAACAACAATAAATTTCCACAGTGCAGAAATAAGAGAGCACAATATAATCCAATTCCAATAGCAACAGTGGTAGAAGTTTCTATCCTCAAGGCTTATGAAACAAAGCCTAGTATTCATTGTCCACTTCACAGTTATCACTCACCAAAACATTTCAGGAAATAATGCGAatctttattttatcaatatcaaGCTATTATGAATTTCTATCAGTGCTAGCAATGGCATTAATCAACTTCCATAGCTGTTATGTATATTGTAGAAAATTTAAGCAGGCTGTATCCTGATAAAAACCTTATTTTCCCAATTCAAGTTGGTTGCATTACTTGCATATACTTTTGACATCTAAATCATTTCTATCATTGTACCACTATTTCCAAAAATCTAATCTGAGCTAGCTTAGAATAATAATTAAAGTTTTGAGTGTATGTCATAAATACTTTGATGGGGCAAATCTGCTATTTTCGTTTTGAGGATCAAGAGTTTGTTAAAATCTGTTGCATTGAGTCAGCCTCATTTTAAAcctaatatattataaaaaaaattgattaccTCCATGTTTTCCGAAATTTACTCCACTTTCAAATCCTGGTGGACAAGTCAAAAAGTCTAAAAtcgaaaaataggaaatttACTTCATCATTCAAATAGCAGCGAGGCATCTAGAAAAAACAATGGTACCTTCTTCGAAGTCTACTTCAGAAGGACCATCTCTCATCATCGTCGACAGGGCTTCTTCCATTCCACCTATAAACATATTCTGAATAAACTCATCGCTATTTCCAATACAACTAGCAAAGCAAAACTGCAAGATATCGATTCCTTCAATCCCATTTTTGTAGCTGAcaggcatttttgttttaagttTGAGGGAAATAAATGAGAAATGGATGAATGATGGATTAGTTAGGCtaattacaaaatatgaattttaatatgaaaaattcaGAATACATGAACATGATTGAAGTTGGAAAAGCAGGCCAATAGTCACGGCTCACGGGAGCTATTTTGCTATCAGGAAAGTCTCGATCACCTACAAGCCTACTTAACAGTTATCCAAGTGCAGCAATAACAAAAGAAATCTGAGAGATTTCTTTGAATAACCAAAAAAAGTCATTGATTCAAATATCATAAAAGTGTGATTTTTGGTTTCCTAAAAAGATATAATACTCCAGGGTGGGGGTGGCCAACACAATATTGTGTAAACTTGGTTTCGATAAAAGCAAGAGGATGGGGACACAGTCTATGATATTTTAGGATTAAACTTTAGTACTCATTCATTTTTATGTGCACCTTTAATATCAGTCggtcaatcaaaaaatattacaacTATTTTAGTCAATCTCAATCAAAAACAAGTTGGCCACACCTGTTCTAGAGAGATGATTGTTACGAGAGAAGAAGGTTTAAAAGTAAAACTCAGAATGAATCATACCTGGCCAAAAAGGATAATTCGTTGAACTACCCCTTGTAGCTTCCGAAGGAGGTCCAGGTGCCCTAAGCATTGACCATGAATTTTTTGATGTCATGTTTGCAGAATTTTCTAATGCATCAATTCTTTCTTCGAAATAACCAAGCAATTCTCCAGAAGTTGGATTTCTTTCAACCTGTCGAAAATCTCATATTATACTCTTGCCAATTCCTGTCTTTGTTGcatcaaattataatattaGTAATAAGCTTTTTTACCTGAAGTGATGTATTGACAGGACATACATTCATACTGTAGAGTGACTCAATATCAACATCTGGATCCCAGATTCTGAAATTGTTGAATTAGAAATGAATATTCATTTGAGCAGCATTGGGCACTTTTTAACCAGACTTCTAACTCTAAGTTTCCAATATGAACTGGCAACACGTTATTGCACCACTGCGACAACCTAATATAAGTTAgtccagggtttcccaaacatTTTGGTTCAGCTTATGGCTTTATCTGAAGATCCTGAGAGTACATAACAACCTGTTTAACTTTTCTAAAACTTCCATGACTGGAATGAATACTCACGGATGTTCTATTTAATTCAACCTAAAAGCATTACAGcctttattttcaaaattcgaCATGTGATTTCCTTAGCAGATTGCCAAATGTGTTACCTTTTCTATGCTACCATATTCGTATTTCATGCATAGGCTATACAGATATGCCACTGGTGAACATAATTTCTACTTGATTGAAGTAATGAATGGAAAGGAGATGATTTACAGTCATGCTACAAATAAACCTTCATATCATTATGTCTCACCTTTGTGTTTTCCTAAAATCATGAATGTCGAGCCTCTCTGGATCTTCAAGAAACCTTGCTTGAACTTCATCCAACAAGGAAGGATAAACAGGTGGAAGACCAGCAGGAAACAAAGTAGATGGATGAAAGATTTCATTGGAATGTTCATCCTTGATAAAAGTGACCTGTCCAGAATTGGGAGTTTCAAGAATTGCAAACTTGTATTCCAAAGAATTTTTGTCCATTTCtaaatataataacaattttaCTCTTATAGTGTGAAATATTATATGAACTATGTTCAAAGGTTATTGTCAATGATGATATCTAAGAAAATAAGTCAGGGGTGATAGCGCATTGTGCTAAACATTTGAAAAACTCTTGCCATTGTAACACTAATCACTTTACGTTGTTACACACGTTTACTTTCAAGAAATGATGAGCATTGAGTTCTTATGCCCCAAGATTCTGGGATATCTTTACTTCTAGGCCAAAGCTGCTGTTTAGGATCCACTATAACAATTGGAATGTTATTTGGTTGAGTCATAACAGTTATTAttataattctgtaattagtATCAGCGGTGTTTCACAGTTTTCCAATGAATAAAAGCATTTTAAATAGAGGGCTTAGTTATCCAACATCTTGTTCACATACCATCGCATTTAACCTTCTCCAGATCTTTTTCAATCAATGAAAATGGTTAAAGTAGTAGGATATGATTCTACATCAATCGAAATAGAGAAAACTGTGGGCCGATAACTCAGCTTGTTTCACTTAGTTATGTAAAGGTCTGCTATAGCAGAAGTGGGCAATTGTTTTGGCTCGCGGGCGATCATGGTCACATAAGTCATCAGAGGGTCGAATTCAATGAGGCGACATGGGCGACACAAAAATTCGTCACAGGCCGCAAGTTGCCCAACCTCGGGCTTTGCGATGAAATGACAGTATGAAGGAATCTACTTTCGGACTATCATTTGGGGGCATATGACAGAACAGCGCATATGTTTGTGTATCTTGTGCTTTAAGCACCAACCATTAGGGCCCAACCTAATGACATTAATGTATACTTTCGGACTTTGAGATTTTGCTTTTCAAAGTCCATCATACCAGAAATTAGTAATGCCTAACTACCCAGAATTAtcgtatttttttatacttCGAAAATGGTCAATATTCGTCAGCGTTTCTGAGGTAGAATGAGGCCAAACCTTTTTATCCAACATATACCGATATTTTGCAATTGCAAAAATGCCAATGGGTCCCAGTTATCGTACACCAATATGCCCTTTACTCAATCTTGTTCGTTTATTATTATCTCAAGATCATCTTAATTTACAGATTCACTATTCAGCTAGTACACTTGTTCTAATATgcagatatttttattactgcttATAACTTATATCAAAGagtaaaatataatacaataaaCTTACCCATCTCGAATCATGCACTGAAAGCAGCATCCAACTCTTCAACAATTAAAAAGTTGTAACATTTGT from the Styela clava chromosome 5, kaStyClav1.hap1.2, whole genome shotgun sequence genome contains:
- the LOC120345185 gene encoding serpin B6-like: MFEKLYLLLLIKTLLLVVAHCQEQQQQEVDDDGFYTLIIPPNKDDFPTEDDISKFQQSLRQFSGALFSKVIKQTKKSQNIFFSPTSISHGLAMVNSGAKGNTSEEIKRVMRVGRSTPNSEINALFRNVTSDKFGDGKNDKVVTIMASRSYFQSSYKVYRNYTDVLEESFYSGMDKIDFSKSGPAAKKVNQWVEDQTEGLIKNLISPDLFTPLTRFVLVNALYFKASWSSPFMQYPDKKKFKTPSGPVEVPYLKSHRGRYKMNVEVDHMSVAIPYKDEETYFIIMMPKSEEAMKNISTQGKLESYFRSLKKKLEDWKVRQMNLYMPEFTVEKKMDVKKILKTMGCRSLFSSEDADLSGISKEFVYVTDFVHKARVTVNKDGTEAAAASGIIGGARSLYIAQDVVINKPFIYAIYEKGNILFLGRMVNPSVK